In the Victivallis sp. Marseille-Q1083 genome, one interval contains:
- a CDS encoding LacI family DNA-binding transcriptional regulator has product MAVTLKDVARHANVGVSAASYVLSGSGLNKVSEATRARIFAAATKLGYRVNHAGRMLHGGRSRTIGVVECVRSVPLFAELMQLVCNELAMLGYRTFYQVTDAWKEELLGEFVSRGVDGIIIADYGFDLKLPMADAGTPMVVFSGGAADIRIDLEYGAWLAVRHLIEHGHTRIGYLYPDTGRSDAKLAGWRRALAEAGIDARDEWLIKVFPTPRWREAIDRAVDREKVTAIGASCDDYAVKLMKYLTSRGLRVPEDIAVFGYDGMRYVEDLAVPLSTVVQPVERVAFSMCHMMMKKLDRETPVVPEVLLPALHLGRSCGCRPQSTLSIDWSSTSINLLEPAAAEGEKS; this is encoded by the coding sequence ATGGCAGTCACCTTGAAAGATGTCGCGCGGCATGCGAATGTCGGAGTGAGCGCAGCTTCGTATGTTCTCAGCGGCAGCGGATTGAACAAGGTGAGCGAGGCGACGCGGGCGCGGATTTTTGCCGCGGCGACCAAGTTGGGGTATCGGGTCAATCACGCCGGCCGCATGCTGCACGGCGGCCGGTCGCGGACCATCGGCGTAGTGGAATGCGTGCGTTCGGTGCCGCTTTTTGCCGAATTGATGCAGTTGGTCTGCAACGAACTGGCGATGCTGGGGTACCGCACCTTTTACCAGGTGACCGATGCCTGGAAGGAGGAATTGTTGGGAGAATTTGTCTCCCGCGGCGTCGATGGAATCATCATCGCCGATTACGGCTTTGACTTGAAATTGCCGATGGCGGACGCTGGAACTCCGATGGTGGTTTTCAGCGGCGGTGCGGCGGATATCCGGATCGATCTGGAATATGGCGCCTGGCTGGCGGTGCGTCATCTGATCGAGCATGGCCATACCCGGATCGGTTATCTTTATCCCGACACCGGCAGGAGCGACGCCAAACTGGCCGGCTGGCGGCGCGCTCTGGCCGAAGCCGGCATTGACGCGCGTGACGAGTGGTTGATCAAGGTCTTTCCGACGCCGCGATGGCGTGAGGCGATCGACCGGGCGGTGGACCGGGAAAAGGTCACGGCGATTGGCGCCAGTTGTGACGATTATGCGGTCAAGCTGATGAAGTATCTGACATCGCGCGGCTTGCGGGTGCCCGAGGATATCGCGGTCTTCGGCTACGACGGCATGCGTTATGTCGAGGATCTGGCCGTGCCGCTCTCCACGGTGGTGCAGCCGGTGGAGCGTGTGGCCTTCTCCATGTGCCACATGATGATGAAGAAACTGGACCGGGAAACTCCGGTCGTTCCCGAAGTGCTGCTGCCGGCGCTCCACTTGGGACGCAGTTGCGGCTGCCGGCCGCAAAGTACGCTCTCGATCGACTGGTCGAGCACTTCGATCAATCTTCTGGAGCCTGCGGCGGCCGAAGGAGAAAAGTCATAA
- a CDS encoding type II secretion system protein: protein MMKKFTLIELLVVIAIIAILASMLLPALAKARAAAQGVKCKNNLKQIGLMWFFYADDNADCLLPPYVANSRIPWAPWHEELIDQYSGTQYATTVHSPTVFACGSDGGHEAWYYTRLPMSYGYNPYLGYSGNIGDSYLPAGRDRSLVTQAALANHSPAEIMVAGDTWQYWWRHNATESFFFGVLMIQDEISAGKIGSNDYAAHAGGMNVTWGDGHVADQKDQNYQLDNW from the coding sequence ATGATGAAAAAATTTACACTTATAGAATTGTTGGTAGTAATAGCTATCATAGCAATTCTCGCCAGCATGTTGCTGCCGGCACTGGCCAAAGCGCGCGCTGCCGCGCAGGGTGTCAAGTGCAAGAACAATTTGAAGCAGATCGGGTTGATGTGGTTTTTCTATGCCGATGACAACGCCGACTGCCTGCTGCCGCCTTATGTGGCCAATTCCCGGATTCCCTGGGCGCCGTGGCACGAAGAGCTGATCGACCAGTACAGCGGCACTCAGTATGCGACGACAGTGCATTCGCCGACCGTCTTTGCCTGCGGTTCGGATGGAGGGCACGAGGCGTGGTATTACACCCGGCTGCCGATGAGCTACGGTTATAACCCTTACCTGGGGTACAGCGGCAATATCGGTGACTCCTACCTGCCTGCCGGCCGGGACCGGTCGCTGGTGACGCAGGCGGCATTGGCAAATCATTCGCCTGCCGAGATCATGGTCGCGGGTGATACCTGGCAGTACTGGTGGCGGCATAATGCCACGGAGAGCTTCTTCTTTGGCGTTTTGATGATTCAGGATGAAATTTCGGCGGGCAAAATCGGCAGCAACGATTACGCCGCTCACGCCGGCGGCATGAACGTAACCTGGGGCGACGGCCACGTCGCGGACCAGAAAGATCAGAACTACCAACTGGACAACTGGTGA